A single Arachidicoccus sp. BS20 DNA region contains:
- a CDS encoding bifunctional helix-turn-helix transcriptional regulator/GNAT family N-acetyltransferase, translated as MATIMYLCGMREKIKQIRLFNRFYTAHLGILNHHILESEYSLSEVRVLYEIGERCSITAQELGDLLKLDKGYLSRIVKLFIKNKIIIKSSSKEDRRVHNIKLTATGEKLLKSLQDKSDKQVNNFIGKLSFEESEMLVGSMKTIKSMLSDNYDNKLLAQNVVYRDILMPGDIGYLIYLHGKLYAQESGYSQEFEGYVVKTFYDFLEHYSSDKDKVWLAVYNGQIVGCIAILGKSIKLAQLRWFLVHPVFRGTGIGSKLLDTALSYCKTRKYKSVYLLTTDVQQRAISMYKKAGFVPVESIEVHQWGKVLHEEKYELKLGTA; from the coding sequence TTGGCAACTATTATGTATCTTTGTGGCATGAGAGAAAAAATTAAGCAAATCAGACTTTTTAACCGCTTTTATACAGCACACTTAGGAATATTAAATCATCATATATTAGAAAGCGAATATTCTTTATCTGAGGTACGCGTGTTATATGAAATTGGCGAGCGGTGTTCAATCACGGCGCAGGAATTAGGTGATTTATTAAAGTTGGATAAAGGTTATCTAAGTCGAATAGTGAAGTTATTCATAAAGAATAAAATTATTATAAAGTCTTCTTCAAAGGAGGATAGGCGCGTTCATAACATTAAGCTGACAGCCACAGGAGAAAAGCTGTTGAAAAGTTTACAAGATAAATCGGACAAACAAGTTAATAATTTTATTGGCAAATTATCATTCGAAGAGAGTGAAATGTTGGTGGGTTCAATGAAGACAATCAAGAGTATGCTGTCCGACAATTACGATAATAAATTGCTTGCTCAGAATGTTGTTTACAGAGATATATTAATGCCAGGAGATATTGGCTATCTTATTTATCTGCATGGAAAATTATATGCGCAAGAATCAGGTTACTCGCAGGAATTTGAAGGCTATGTAGTCAAGACTTTTTACGATTTTCTCGAACATTATTCTTCCGATAAAGATAAGGTTTGGCTTGCGGTATACAATGGTCAAATAGTAGGTTGTATAGCTATTTTGGGTAAATCAATCAAGCTTGCGCAGTTAAGATGGTTCTTGGTTCATCCGGTTTTTAGAGGAACGGGCATCGGAAGCAAATTGTTGGATACAGCTTTATCTTATTGCAAAACAAGGAAATATAAAAGCGTGTATTTATTAACGACAGACGTGCAGCAAAGGGCAATAAGTATGTACAAAAAGGCGGGATTTGTTCCTGTGGAATCAATCGAAGTCCATCAATGGGGGAAAGTGTTGCATGAAGAAAAATACGAATTAAAATTAGGCACAGCCTAA
- a CDS encoding YHS domain-containing protein encodes MKKLVSIVAISASLVIAASCNNSSSTKIEDVAATKKAMPAKKDSAKYTLSMVDNKKDFVCRMPLTAGIGDTVHYKGKVYGFCSKGCKESFLEDPESYLKEKL; translated from the coding sequence ATGAAAAAGTTAGTTTCAATCGTGGCAATCTCTGCAAGCCTTGTGATTGCTGCATCTTGCAACAATTCATCTTCAACAAAAATAGAAGATGTTGCAGCCACAAAAAAGGCAATGCCGGCGAAAAAGGATTCGGCAAAATATACATTAAGTATGGTGGACAATAAAAAAGATTTTGTATGCAGGATGCCTTTAACTGCGGGCATTGGCGATACGGTTCATTACAAAGGAAAAGTGTATGGCTTTTGCTCCAAAGGTTGCAAAGAATCCTTTTTGGAAGACCCTGAAAGCTATTTGAAGGAGAAATTGTAG